Proteins encoded within one genomic window of Nilaparvata lugens isolate BPH unplaced genomic scaffold, ASM1435652v1 scaffold2963, whole genome shotgun sequence:
- the LOC120348938 gene encoding tubulin alpha-3 chain-like, whose translation MKEIISIHIGQSGTQIANACWELYCLEHAIRPDGLVYPGYERCRDRSFNTFFEDNSGKYVPRCVIFDLEPTCVDEIRTGAYRQLFHPDTLISGKEDAASNFARGYYTIGNEMSELVLDRIRKVAENCANVQGFIVVRSFGGGTGSGFTVNLLERMTNDYAKKNKIEFAIYPSPRISPLITEPYNACLTTHGSLNVSDCCFIFDNEAFYDICARNLDVNRPTYTNLNRLIGQVSLVSHHLRIYSIMHSMVH comes from the exons ATG AAAGAAATTATCTCCATCCACATTGGTCAATCAGGTACACAGATAGCGAATGCTTGTTGGGAGTTGTACTGTCTGGAGCATGCTATCAGGCCAGATGGACTCGTCTACCCTGGCTATGAACGCTGCAGGGATAGATCGTTCAACACCTTCTTCGAAGATAATAGTGGAAAATATGTGCCGAGATGCGTCATTTTTGATTTGGAACCAACTTGCGTAG ACGAGATAAGAACGGGAGCCTATCGTCAGCTGTTCCACCCAGACACGCTGATCTCGGGCAAAGAGGACGCGGCGAGCAACTTCGCACGTGGCTACTACACGATCGGCAACGAAATGTCCGAACTGGTGCTTGACCGCATCCGTAAAGTGGCCGAGAACTGTGCCAACGTCCAAGGCTTCATAGTGGTGCGCTCTTTCGGCGGAGGCACAGGGTCCGGGTTCACTGTCAATCTGCTCGAGCGCATGACTAACGACTACGCCAAGAAAAACAAAATCGAGTTCGCCATCTATCCATCGCCCAGG ATATCACCGTTGATCACTGAGCCGTATAATGCATGTCTAACCACTCATGGAAGTCTCAACGTGTCCGATTGTTGTTTCATTTTCGACAACGAGGCTTTCTATGACATTTGTGCCCGCAACTTGGATGTAAATCGACCAACCTATACGAACCTCAATCGTCTAATTGGACAGGTAAGTCTTGTATCTCATCATCtaagaatttattcaattatgcaTTCTATggttcattga